Proteins from one Colias croceus chromosome 22, ilColCroc2.1 genomic window:
- the LOC123702042 gene encoding uncharacterized protein LOC123702042 isoform X2: MVMMKILIVFLVLLVVSLSNGAAVKSQPRYNLTVGYVAAYDRLLYRQYLQKLPIPNAIQYQDFMFRGNYGTRISAVTAHEIGYSQYASAWIVAGGVGYNYVTVRLQTARGGGFNFVVDVWGY, from the exons aTGAAGATCCTCATAGTATTTTTGGTTTTGTTAGTGGTATCCCTTAGCAACGGTGCAGCTGTGAAATCTCAGCCGAGATACAATCTGACTGTGGGTTACGTTGCGGCGTATGACAGACTGTTGTATAG ACAATATCTCCAAAAACTACCCATACCGAACGCGATCCAGTACCAGGACTTCATGTTTCGCGGGAACTACGGTACCCGTATATCTGCTGTGACCGCGCACGAGATCGGTTACAGTCAATACGCGTCAGCGTGGATCGTGGCTGGCGGCGTGGGTTATAATTATGTGACCGTGCGGTTACAGACCGCGAGAGGAGGCGGCTTCAATTTTGTTGTTGATGTATGGGGatattaa
- the LOC123702042 gene encoding uncharacterized protein LOC123702042 isoform X3 produces MKILIVFLVLLVVSLSNGAAVKSQPRYNLTVGYVAAYDRLLYRQYLQKLPIPNAIQYQDFMFRGNYGTRISAVTAHEIGYSQYASAWIVAGGVGYINYVTVRLQNARGGGYNFVVDVWGY; encoded by the exons aTGAAGATCCTCATAGTATTTTTGGTTTTGTTAGTGGTATCCCTTAGCAACGGTGCAGCTGTGAAATCTCAGCCGAGATACAATCTGACTGTGGGTTACGTTGCGGCGTATGACAGACTGTTGTATAG ACAATATCTCCAAAAACTACCCATACCGAACGCGATCCAGTACCAGGACTTCATGTTTCGCGGGAACTACGGTACCCGTATATCTGCTGTGACCGCGCACGAG ATCGGTTACAGTCAATACGCGTCAGCGTGGATCGTGGCCGGCGGCGTGGGTTATATTAATTACGTGACCGTACGGTTGCAGAATGCGAGAGGAGGCGGctataattttgttgttgatgtatggggttattaa
- the LOC123702042 gene encoding uncharacterized protein LOC123702042 isoform X1 → MVMMKILIVFLVLLVVSLSNGAAVKSQPRYNLTVGYVAAYDRLLYRQYLQKLPIPNAIQYQDFMFRGNYGTRISAVTAHEIGYSQYASAWIVAGGVGYINYVTVRLQNARGGGYNFVVDVWGY, encoded by the exons aTGAAGATCCTCATAGTATTTTTGGTTTTGTTAGTGGTATCCCTTAGCAACGGTGCAGCTGTGAAATCTCAGCCGAGATACAATCTGACTGTGGGTTACGTTGCGGCGTATGACAGACTGTTGTATAG ACAATATCTCCAAAAACTACCCATACCGAACGCGATCCAGTACCAGGACTTCATGTTTCGCGGGAACTACGGTACCCGTATATCTGCTGTGACCGCGCACGAG ATCGGTTACAGTCAATACGCGTCAGCGTGGATCGTGGCCGGCGGCGTGGGTTATATTAATTACGTGACCGTACGGTTGCAGAATGCGAGAGGAGGCGGctataattttgttgttgatgtatggggttattaa